A stretch of Methanosphaerula palustris E1-9c DNA encodes these proteins:
- the hgcA gene encoding mercury methylation corrinoid protein HgcA → MGCCSTASVPLGSPCSPSAMMQTTSRLSSADRRDHLLARLGVDRMGHLVRPGLYELGHPDRTAQVIVTANYTLTFDAVRSALDGIDVYLLVLDTYGVNVWCAAGKGTFGTDELVRRIEATGLAGVVDHRRVILPQFGAPGVSAPEVVRRSDFRVEWGPVRARDLPAYLANHTATPEMRQVRFPLRDRLVLIPVDLRSILLMMVAGAVVLWLLAGLGTARDLVVAMLTGTILFPILLPYLPTRDFTTRGYLLGMLVMIPSVLLDLSQGGGWLVEAGRVVVDLTVFPAITAYLALLFTGATPFTSRTGVRREIFRYIRPLAGIAVVGIVTAVALRLVTGGV, encoded by the coding sequence ATGGGATGCTGCTCCACCGCCTCTGTTCCCCTGGGATCACCCTGCAGCCCGTCTGCGATGATGCAGACCACCTCCAGACTCTCTTCTGCAGACCGACGTGACCATCTGCTCGCACGGCTGGGCGTCGATCGCATGGGTCACCTGGTCAGACCCGGCCTGTATGAACTCGGCCATCCCGATCGGACCGCTCAGGTGATCGTGACCGCGAACTATACACTCACCTTCGATGCGGTCCGTTCGGCTCTCGATGGGATCGATGTCTACCTGCTCGTCCTCGATACCTATGGAGTCAATGTCTGGTGTGCCGCCGGGAAGGGGACATTCGGGACTGATGAACTGGTCCGCCGGATCGAAGCGACCGGTCTCGCCGGGGTCGTGGATCACCGCCGGGTCATCCTCCCGCAGTTCGGGGCACCTGGTGTCTCTGCGCCTGAAGTGGTCAGGCGGTCGGACTTCCGGGTGGAGTGGGGGCCGGTCAGAGCCAGGGATCTGCCGGCGTACCTGGCAAATCATACGGCCACACCTGAGATGCGGCAGGTCCGGTTCCCCCTCCGGGACCGGCTTGTGCTCATCCCGGTCGATCTCCGTTCTATCCTGCTGATGATGGTGGCCGGAGCCGTGGTGCTCTGGCTGCTGGCCGGCCTGGGTACAGCACGGGACCTGGTGGTTGCCATGCTCACAGGCACCATCCTCTTCCCGATCCTGCTTCCATATCTCCCGACCAGGGATTTCACTACCAGGGGATACCTCCTTGGGATGCTGGTGATGATCCCGTCCGTTCTCCTCGATCTTTCACAGGGCGGGGGATGGCTGGTGGAAGCTGGCAGAGTCGTCGTCGACCTGACCGTCTTCCCGGCGATAACAGCATACCTCGCGCTCCTCTTCACTGGTGCGACCCCGTTCACCTCCCGGACCGGGGTGCGGCGTGAGATCTTCAGGTACATCCGTCCGCTGGCAGGGATTGCGGTTGTGGGGATTGTAACCGCCGTGGCACTTCGTCTGGTCACCGGAGGGGTCTGA
- the hgcB gene encoding mercury methylation ferredoxin HgcB: MIFDSYSENTLAYDSEQCVNCGACSTVCPHRVFTPGKKAAILTTPAACMECGACQVNCPTGAITVESGVGCASALIRVALTGKGEETCDCCSERELADERSYCEGGCSETGCR, from the coding sequence ATGATCTTCGACTCGTACAGCGAGAACACGCTCGCCTATGACTCGGAGCAGTGTGTCAACTGCGGGGCCTGTTCGACGGTCTGTCCGCACCGGGTCTTCACTCCGGGGAAAAAGGCTGCAATACTGACCACGCCTGCGGCCTGTATGGAGTGCGGGGCCTGTCAGGTGAACTGTCCGACCGGTGCGATCACCGTCGAGAGCGGTGTCGGGTGTGCTTCCGCGCTGATCCGCGTCGCCCTGACCGGCAAAGGGGAGGAGACCTGCGACTGCTGTAGTGAACGGGAGCTGGCAGATGAGCGTTCATACTGTGAAGGTGGGTGCAGTGAGACCGGCTGTCGGTGA
- a CDS encoding ArsR/SmtB family transcription factor, whose amino-acid sequence MAIPREISEQLCAGGGVDGLQRQIPSNEDLSFQARFHHALSDPVRLKILYALQTQPLCVCVIKEIISIADSRLSYHLNVLKTAGLISGAQQGNWIIYTITDFGRSGLR is encoded by the coding sequence ATGGCGATACCCAGGGAGATCAGCGAACAGCTCTGTGCTGGCGGCGGGGTGGATGGACTACAGCGGCAGATTCCGTCGAACGAGGATCTCTCGTTCCAGGCCCGATTTCATCATGCCCTCTCCGATCCGGTTCGGTTGAAGATCCTCTATGCCCTGCAGACACAGCCGCTCTGTGTCTGTGTGATCAAGGAGATCATCTCTATTGCAGACTCTCGTCTCTCCTATCATCTGAACGTGCTGAAGACGGCCGGGTTGATCAGCGGGGCGCAGCAGGGGAACTGGATCATCTATACCATCACCGATTTCGGGAGATCCGGGCTCAGGTGA